In Centropristis striata isolate RG_2023a ecotype Rhode Island chromosome 15, C.striata_1.0, whole genome shotgun sequence, a genomic segment contains:
- the skp1 gene encoding S-phase kinase-associated protein 1, whose amino-acid sequence MPTIKLQSSDGEIFEVDVEIAKQSVTIKTMLEDLGMDDEGDDDPVPLPNVNAAILKKVIQWCTHHKDDPPPPEDDENKEKRTDDIPVWDQEFLKVDQGTLFELILAANYLDIKGLLDVTCKTVANMIKGKTPEEIRKTFNIKNDFTEEEEAQVRKENQWCEEK is encoded by the exons ATGCCCACAATAAAGTTACAGAGCTCTGATGGGGAAATCTTCGAGGTCGATGTCGAGATAGCCAAACAGTCTGTTACTATCAAGACCATGTTAGAAG ATTTGGGAATGGATGATGAAGGAGATGATGACCCAGTTCCCCTCCCTAATGTAAATGCTGCCATCCTTAAGAAg GTGATTCAGTGGTGCACTCATCACAAAGatgaccctcctcctcctgaggaCGATGAGAACAAGGAGAAGAGGACAGATGACATTCCTGTATGGGAccaggagttcctcaaagtggaCCAGGGCACCTTGTTTGAACTCATTCTG GCTGCCAACTATTTGGACATCAAAGGTCTGTTAGATGTTACCTGCAAGACGGTGGCCAACATGATTAAAGGCAAAACTCCAGAGGAGATCAGGAAGACTTTCAACATCAAAAATGATTtcacagaggaggaagaagccCAG GTACGCAAAGAGAACCAGTGGTGTGAAGAGAAGTAA